Proteins found in one Halarsenatibacter silvermanii genomic segment:
- a CDS encoding hydrogenase iron-sulfur subunit has translation MEAKAETEAAADNQKDREEFEPKIVSFLCNWCSYAAADLAGSSRLQYPSNIRTVRIPCTGRINPLLIIKTLEKGADGILVSGCHPGDCHYIDGNYYARRRFTMLKEMLEFAGVEPERLNFTWCSAAEGKRFAEIVTRVVDRVKSVGAWEGFIDDSQITEEDRVGEIDYEQFL, from the coding sequence TTGGAGGCAAAAGCGGAAACAGAAGCAGCGGCAGATAACCAAAAAGATAGGGAAGAATTCGAGCCAAAAATAGTTTCTTTTCTCTGCAACTGGTGCAGTTATGCAGCGGCTGATCTGGCTGGAAGCAGCAGGCTGCAGTACCCCTCCAATATCAGGACGGTTAGAATTCCCTGTACGGGAAGGATTAATCCGCTTCTGATAATCAAAACTCTGGAGAAAGGGGCTGACGGCATATTGGTTTCTGGCTGTCATCCCGGAGATTGTCACTATATAGATGGCAACTATTATGCCCGCCGCCGTTTTACCATGTTAAAAGAGATGCTGGAGTTTGCCGGTGTCGAGCCCGAGCGACTCAATTTTACCTGGTGTTCAGCGGCCGAAGGCAAACGCTTTGCCGAGATAGTAACCCGGGTTGTCGACAGGGTTAAGAGTGTGGGCGCCTGGGAAGGTTTTATAGATGATTCACAGATTACAGAAGAAGACAGGGTGGGTGAAATAGATTATGAGCAATTCCTATAA
- a CDS encoding methylenetetrahydrofolate reductase C-terminal domain-containing protein yields MIVGERKEVDEIRDMLPEDIEELLIVGCGTCVTVSLAGGEREAKSLRDLLELYFSQNGESLDIAADAIKRQCDDEFIDEIEEQIEKSDAVLSLACGIGVQHLAIRFPEKLILPGLNTTFYGRTSATGEWEEMCHGCGECVLDRFAGICPIARCSKSLLNGPCGGSEDGNCEVDDEIDCGWELIYERAKELEVFDRLLEHEEPKDWTTYRDGGVRSHKNPEFFRSGGE; encoded by the coding sequence ATGATCGTTGGTGAACGCAAAGAGGTTGATGAGATAAGGGATATGCTGCCCGAGGATATCGAAGAACTGCTGATTGTGGGCTGCGGCACCTGTGTAACCGTCAGCCTGGCCGGCGGAGAAAGAGAGGCGAAATCGCTGCGTGATCTTCTGGAACTTTATTTCAGTCAGAACGGAGAGAGTCTTGATATCGCCGCCGATGCTATCAAAAGACAGTGTGATGATGAATTTATAGACGAGATTGAAGAGCAGATAGAGAAAAGCGACGCTGTTCTTTCGCTCGCCTGTGGTATTGGAGTGCAGCATCTGGCTATCAGATTTCCCGAGAAACTCATTCTGCCCGGTCTTAATACGACTTTCTATGGCCGCACCAGCGCTACGGGAGAATGGGAGGAAATGTGCCACGGCTGTGGAGAATGTGTTCTCGATAGATTCGCCGGGATCTGTCCTATAGCCCGCTGCTCCAAAAGCCTTCTCAATGGACCCTGTGGCGGTTCCGAGGACGGCAACTGCGAGGTCGATGACGAGATCGACTGCGGCTGGGAATTGATTTATGAACGCGCCAAGGAGCTCGAGGTATTCGATCGGCTGCTGGAACACGAGGAACCCAAGGATTGGACAACCTACCGGGATGGTGGCGTGCGCAGCCATAAGAACCCTGAATTTTTCCGCTCGGGAGGAGAGTAG
- a CDS encoding FAD/NAD(P)-binding protein, producing MKKENYMPHKAEIVDIIQETGKNLNIKTFHLRIADDDKNVLDFKPGQFLMLTAYGVGEAPYGFASSPENDEYIKISVKKVGKVTSAVHDMKEGDYLGVRGPYGNSFPVEKAEGKDIVFVGGGIGVAPLRSLMEYVLDPENRDKFGHIQMLHGFRSPDDMLYSYDHRRWENAPNTTVKFTIDEPCKGWDRCVGFPHNLIVDELECTTEDTLYFTCGPPIMIKAVIDKLTELGVKPQNIITTLEMRMDCGMGKCGKCNIGHRYVCCDGPVFTYSQLKEMPDEY from the coding sequence GTGAAGAAAGAAAATTATATGCCTCATAAGGCGGAAATTGTTGATATAATCCAGGAGACAGGCAAAAATCTGAACATCAAAACATTCCATCTCAGGATTGCAGATGATGATAAAAATGTTCTCGACTTCAAACCCGGCCAGTTTTTGATGCTCACCGCCTACGGGGTGGGAGAAGCTCCCTATGGTTTCGCCTCTTCGCCGGAGAATGATGAATATATTAAGATATCGGTAAAAAAAGTTGGCAAAGTAACCTCTGCAGTGCATGATATGAAAGAAGGCGACTATTTAGGAGTGCGCGGTCCCTACGGAAACAGCTTCCCGGTCGAAAAAGCTGAAGGTAAAGATATCGTATTCGTAGGAGGAGGTATCGGGGTAGCGCCCCTGCGATCTCTGATGGAATATGTTCTCGATCCTGAAAACCGTGATAAATTCGGGCACATCCAGATGCTGCATGGTTTTCGCTCTCCAGATGATATGCTTTATTCCTACGATCACCGCAGGTGGGAAAATGCCCCCAACACAACCGTCAAATTTACCATCGATGAGCCCTGCAAAGGCTGGGACCGCTGTGTTGGCTTCCCCCATAACCTGATAGTGGATGAGCTAGAATGTACAACCGAGGATACTCTTTATTTCACCTGTGGTCCGCCGATTATGATCAAAGCAGTCATCGATAAATTGACCGAACTGGGTGTCAAACCGCAAAACATCATTACAACTCTGGAGATGAGGATGGACTGCGGCATGGGTAAGTGCGGAAAATGCAATATTGGTCACCGCTATGTATGCTGTGATGGACCGGTATTTACCTACAGCCAGTTAAAAGAGATGCCGGATGAATATTAG
- a CDS encoding 4Fe-4S dicluster domain-containing protein: protein MMNSEFKRTVQDRPGGENLSLCFSCGSCTGTCPVAEQRESFNPRLMIKKALLGFEEELLDGEEIWQCIQCRRCVSACPQNVRFADIVRVLRRMAVEEDYCDAGLEQELDELDKNVLRYRLNSVEEALESDRAPTEYTLEETGGE from the coding sequence ATGATGAATAGCGAATTTAAACGCACCGTACAGGATCGTCCCGGAGGAGAAAATCTTTCTCTATGCTTCAGCTGCGGCAGCTGTACAGGAACCTGTCCCGTGGCCGAGCAGCGTGAAAGCTTTAATCCCCGCCTTATGATCAAAAAGGCTCTGCTGGGTTTTGAAGAAGAGCTGCTCGATGGGGAAGAGATCTGGCAGTGTATTCAGTGTCGGCGCTGTGTATCGGCCTGCCCGCAAAATGTCCGTTTTGCCGATATTGTCAGGGTTTTGCGCCGAATGGCTGTTGAAGAGGATTACTGTGATGCCGGGCTGGAACAGGAGCTTGACGAACTGGACAAAAATGTGCTGCGCTATCGATTGAACAGCGTTGAAGAAGCCTTAGAGAGCGACAGAGCACCGACCGAATATACACTCGAAGAAACCGGTGGTGAATAA
- a CDS encoding 4Fe-4S dicluster domain-containing protein has product MLKSLNPRQLKDFIEDLSENYQVVAPFRVRQGDEKKVIYSDVHSGDEIDSIYLEEQPDVSPKEYYLPRDDRLGRETTGPDHEPDDWSDCPRLFLGVRSCDVQGMKLYDDVFMEENFIDQFYQARRENSMLVGYSCLEPSRQSFCRQVEIDPADNDDAPAYLLKDDDTFYLRIDEEMADEAFLEAAEALDDAEEDWAGLTDKRRQKLPENSEFSIDQELPYPEMEAFESVDWENPTASCLGCGVCTFYCPTCFCFKFYWEGLEKKRSWDSCMFSLFTAHASGHNPREEQDQRWRQRALHKFSYHPTHYDGSPGCVGCGRCVEKCPVNLDIRRVIHEVETTLAEKGGN; this is encoded by the coding sequence ATGTTAAAATCCTTAAATCCCCGGCAGTTAAAAGATTTTATCGAAGATCTCAGCGAAAATTACCAGGTAGTAGCCCCATTTCGAGTTAGGCAGGGGGATGAGAAAAAAGTTATTTACAGTGATGTTCATTCCGGAGACGAGATAGACTCGATCTATCTGGAAGAACAGCCTGATGTCTCTCCCAAAGAATATTATCTTCCCCGGGATGACAGGCTGGGTCGGGAAACCACCGGACCAGACCATGAACCGGACGATTGGTCTGACTGCCCCCGGCTATTTTTGGGGGTTAGAAGCTGTGATGTTCAGGGCATGAAACTCTACGATGACGTTTTTATGGAAGAAAATTTTATAGACCAGTTCTACCAGGCCCGGCGGGAAAACAGCATGCTGGTAGGTTATTCCTGTCTTGAACCCTCCCGCCAGTCCTTCTGCCGCCAGGTGGAGATCGACCCGGCCGACAATGATGATGCTCCGGCCTATCTGCTGAAGGATGATGATACTTTTTACCTCAGAATAGATGAAGAGATGGCTGATGAAGCTTTTCTGGAGGCAGCTGAGGCCCTGGACGATGCTGAAGAAGATTGGGCCGGACTGACCGATAAAAGACGTCAAAAACTGCCGGAAAACAGTGAATTCAGCATAGATCAGGAACTTCCCTATCCTGAAATGGAAGCTTTTGAATCAGTCGACTGGGAAAATCCTACAGCCAGCTGTCTGGGCTGCGGAGTCTGTACCTTTTACTGTCCCACATGTTTCTGTTTTAAGTTTTACTGGGAGGGGCTGGAGAAGAAGCGCTCCTGGGACTCCTGCATGTTCTCTCTTTTTACGGCTCACGCATCCGGGCATAACCCCCGGGAAGAGCAGGATCAGCGCTGGCGTCAGCGGGCCCTGCATAAATTCTCCTATCATCCAACTCATTATGATGGCTCGCCCGGCTGTGTTGGCTGCGGAAGGTGTGTGGAAAAATGTCCGGTAAATCTGGACATAAGAAGGGTCATTCACGAGGTCGAGACAACGCTGGCCGAGAAAGGAGGTAATTAG
- a CDS encoding trimethylamine methyltransferase family protein, producing the protein MFKRKLGNQDIFTPGEEDALHEATLRVLEESGVEIVSSRAREHFQRAGIEVDGNRVHPGQDDLEKFLAKAPESFEIKARNEANNIRVGGNNTVFVPGYGAPFVMDYEGVRRNSTFADYRNFTKLTQCSDNLDVVGGVLVEPNDVPDRIRHARMFSAAIKLSDKCFMGSSMGRKKARETLDMAAILFGSKKYVADNVVLITLINANSPLQLDVRMTDALEVYAENGQALCLASMSMSGTTAPATIPATLVQQNAEVLTGILLAQIINPGCPVIYGSASSLLDLRGADMALGSPETAKMFNGTAQLARRYDLPVRGGGALTDSLFPDAQGGYEAMMNIFSAIKSGFNFMLHSAGLLENYMAMSYEKFVIDDEILGMIGNYASGLEVNEDTIAEEVINEVGPGGNYITHDHTFSHMEDLRTPNLSSRRKYSSEKDQPIARERAYQKRQEILEDFEAPDLPAGIVEELKNYINDLESRSGI; encoded by the coding sequence TTGTTTAAGAGAAAACTGGGGAATCAGGATATTTTCACCCCCGGGGAGGAGGATGCCCTGCATGAAGCCACCCTCCGGGTTCTGGAAGAATCCGGTGTTGAGATCGTCTCTTCCAGGGCCCGGGAACATTTCCAGAGGGCTGGAATCGAGGTGGATGGCAATCGGGTGCACCCGGGTCAGGACGATCTGGAAAAGTTTCTTGCAAAAGCTCCGGAAAGTTTTGAAATCAAGGCCAGAAATGAAGCCAATAACATCAGAGTGGGAGGAAATAACACAGTCTTCGTCCCTGGTTATGGAGCTCCCTTCGTGATGGATTATGAAGGCGTCAGGCGAAATTCAACCTTTGCCGATTATCGCAATTTCACCAAACTCACTCAATGTAGTGATAATCTGGATGTTGTCGGGGGAGTCCTGGTCGAGCCCAACGATGTGCCCGACAGAATAAGACATGCTCGCATGTTTTCCGCGGCCATAAAGTTGAGCGACAAGTGTTTCATGGGAAGTTCCATGGGGAGGAAAAAAGCCCGGGAAACTCTGGATATGGCCGCCATACTTTTCGGCAGCAAAAAATATGTCGCGGATAATGTTGTTTTGATAACTCTGATCAATGCCAACAGCCCTCTGCAGCTGGATGTGCGGATGACAGATGCCCTGGAAGTTTACGCGGAAAATGGCCAGGCTTTATGTCTGGCTTCGATGAGCATGAGCGGCACGACGGCTCCTGCTACCATCCCGGCCACGCTGGTCCAGCAAAATGCGGAGGTATTGACGGGCATCCTTCTTGCTCAAATAATAAACCCCGGCTGTCCGGTGATCTATGGTTCCGCCTCAAGCCTGCTCGATTTGCGGGGAGCGGATATGGCGCTGGGCAGCCCGGAAACAGCCAAGATGTTTAACGGAACCGCTCAACTGGCGCGAAGATATGATCTGCCGGTGAGGGGCGGAGGAGCCCTAACAGATTCGCTTTTCCCTGATGCTCAGGGAGGCTATGAGGCCATGATGAATATTTTTTCAGCGATTAAAAGCGGTTTTAACTTCATGCTTCATAGTGCGGGGCTTTTGGAAAATTATATGGCTATGTCCTACGAGAAGTTTGTTATCGATGATGAAATTCTGGGCATGATAGGAAATTATGCTTCCGGCCTCGAGGTCAATGAAGATACTATAGCTGAAGAAGTTATCAACGAGGTAGGTCCTGGAGGCAATTACATTACTCATGACCACACATTTTCTCATATGGAAGATCTGCGGACTCCCAATCTGAGTTCGCGCCGTAAATATTCAAGCGAAAAAGATCAGCCTATCGCCCGGGAAAGAGCCTATCAGAAACGGCAGGAAATCCTGGAAGATTTTGAGGCGCCGGATTTGCCGGCAGGAATTGTGGAGGAGCTCAAGAATTATATTAATGACCTGGAAAGCAGAAGCGGCATATAA
- a CDS encoding 4Fe-4S binding protein, which yields MSNSYKQITEELREVAGQVLEEHDIKHLVGFAPGMFSELIEPVFIDSPEQAEKLSFTADASPMLAKYIHKYHPARQAVVAKPCDSRAMAYYMSEDLMEREDLVVIGINGCPGIDGNSACDECDTRNPVIADYTVGEEMDQEEIEAELAENSYLLEEVSPEERKKHYQEEFSRCTQCYACRDACPVCYCDHCFVESNQPEWLREGSDTENDMVFHLMRTMHMPGRCVNCGACEMACPEGIEMRSLTSHLYHKARDLYDYRPGMDPDQLTLYSDYDKDDEEPGFLD from the coding sequence ATGAGCAATTCCTATAAACAGATAACGGAAGAGCTCAGAGAGGTGGCCGGTCAGGTGCTGGAAGAGCATGATATTAAACATCTGGTCGGCTTCGCTCCCGGTATGTTTTCTGAGCTCATTGAACCGGTATTTATAGATTCTCCCGAGCAAGCTGAAAAACTTTCTTTCACTGCTGATGCTTCCCCCATGCTGGCCAAATATATCCACAAATATCATCCGGCCAGGCAGGCAGTGGTGGCCAAACCCTGTGATTCCAGGGCTATGGCCTATTATATGTCGGAAGATTTGATGGAGAGAGAAGATCTTGTGGTCATCGGCATAAACGGCTGTCCCGGAATTGACGGCAACTCTGCCTGCGATGAGTGCGATACCCGCAATCCGGTCATTGCCGATTATACTGTGGGAGAAGAGATGGATCAGGAGGAAATCGAGGCAGAGCTGGCGGAAAACAGCTATCTGCTTGAGGAAGTTTCTCCTGAGGAGCGGAAAAAACACTATCAGGAGGAATTTTCCCGCTGTACTCAATGTTATGCCTGCCGGGATGCCTGTCCTGTCTGCTATTGTGATCATTGTTTTGTAGAGAGCAATCAGCCGGAGTGGCTGAGAGAGGGAAGCGATACAGAGAACGATATGGTCTTTCATCTGATGCGAACCATGCATATGCCGGGCAGATGTGTCAACTGCGGCGCCTGTGAAATGGCCTGTCCTGAAGGAATTGAGATGAGATCCCTGACCTCCCATCTCTATCATAAGGCCAGAGATTTGTATGATTATCGGCCGGGGATGGATCCTGACCAGCTGACGCTTTATTCGGATTATGATAAAGATGACGAAGAACCAGGCTTTCTGGACTAG
- a CDS encoding methylenetetrahydrofolate reductase, producing MPEYISNLHKLLEEDHFVVCSEMGPPIGADPDFIREKCEDLHGYVDAVNVTDNQTAIVRMSSIAASKIAHEEGLEMIIQATTRDRNRIGLQSDLLGASALGLRNVLCLTGDHQSFGKDEGSKNVFDMDSVSLIKAARDMVDDEELVSGDELRTPPKLYIGGAHNPFAEPYEMHMLKLKKKIKAGMDFIQTQCIYNLEKFDRWMEDMRKEGLHEEVHILAGLLPTKSEFALKYMKNDVPGMDVPDELIDRIANADDKRQEGIDFTVEIIEHVKNTEGVKGIHLMPVGWEEITPVVVEEAGLYPRPEVEVDDE from the coding sequence ATGCCAGAATATATTTCCAACCTGCATAAACTGCTGGAAGAGGATCACTTTGTCGTCTGCAGCGAGATGGGCCCACCGATAGGCGCGGATCCGGATTTTATCAGAGAAAAGTGCGAGGATCTGCATGGATATGTGGATGCTGTCAATGTGACCGATAATCAGACAGCTATAGTGAGAATGTCCAGCATTGCTGCATCTAAAATTGCACATGAAGAAGGCCTGGAGATGATAATTCAGGCCACCACGAGGGATAGAAACAGAATCGGTCTTCAGAGCGATCTGCTGGGAGCAAGCGCTTTAGGCCTCCGCAATGTTCTCTGTCTCACCGGTGACCATCAAAGTTTTGGTAAGGACGAAGGCTCAAAAAATGTATTCGATATGGACTCCGTTAGTTTAATCAAAGCTGCTCGCGATATGGTGGACGATGAAGAACTGGTCAGCGGCGACGAGCTGCGGACCCCGCCCAAATTATATATCGGCGGAGCTCACAACCCTTTTGCTGAGCCCTATGAGATGCATATGCTGAAGCTTAAAAAGAAGATAAAGGCCGGCATGGATTTTATTCAGACCCAGTGTATTTATAATCTGGAAAAATTTGATCGCTGGATGGAAGATATGAGAAAAGAAGGACTGCATGAAGAAGTTCATATCCTGGCAGGTCTTCTGCCAACCAAATCCGAATTTGCTCTCAAGTATATGAAGAATGATGTGCCGGGCATGGATGTGCCTGATGAGCTTATAGATAGAATCGCTAATGCCGATGATAAAAGGCAGGAAGGCATAGACTTTACCGTGGAAATAATAGAGCATGTGAAAAATACAGAGGGAGTTAAAGGAATACATCTGATGCCGGTGGGCTGGGAAGAGATAACACCGGTGGTAGTTGAAGAAGCAGGACTTTATCCCCGACCGGAGGTGGAAGTAGATGATGAATAG
- a CDS encoding FAD-dependent oxidoreductase codes for MPDPVVVVGGGIAGIQAATDLAEMGVPVYLVESGPSLGGRMAQLDKTFPTNDCSTCILAPKITDCFTHENVTTYTMTELMNLSGEPGDFQVKLKKKPRYVDEEKCTGCGDCLDKCPVTIEDEYNMGMDEHGAIHMYRPQSVPNVAVIDEENCRKLQEDKCGVCEKVCNFDAVDYDQVERHFTVKAASVVFAAGYEAFDGTVVDQYRYDEHENVVTSLEYERILNASGPTDGHIVRPSDGEEAEKVAFIHCAGSRDRRCDHNYCSSVCCMYSLKHAFITKEHRDEIEVDMYYMDMRSFSKGFERYYNRAQETEGINFVRSRVAEIEEGEHQGDVRLKVTEGDDGFAAEDYDLVVLASGMEPTEKMHETLQDLRVRTNKYGFAAEDEFDPLSTSRDGVYACGVVNGPKDIPESVMGASGSAALAARHSVLDVQELGFEEAKVKEDRIVENERTRVGVFVCHCGTNIAGVIDVEEVAERAAEIPFVEHSEEVVYLCSSDSQDLIADRIEEHELNRVVIASCTPRTHEPLFRDAVERSGLNPYLMEMTNIRDQGSWVHKEEPEKATEKSFELIKGTVSSVKNAIPLQRGEVDNIARGLVIGGGVSGMTSALELAELGFPVALVEKEKELGGHANKLKQSLEGRPVEPHIDRLKQKVREHELIDLYCGHELKDISGFVGNFTLELDPPVVDEARSEEDELIEVEGGTVVVATGGEEHTPQEYDYEMSDKVVTQLELDERLEDGVPEADSIYMIQCVGSREDDRPYCSRICCSQALRNAIYIKERSPETEINILYREMRSYGYFEDLYRKARDLGVNFSRYTEDDKPEVRAAEDGMEICYEEPLTEKEVEDRADMLVLAPAILPNEDNQEISQMLKTPLNEDGFFLEAHVKLRPVDSATDGIFLTGLAHGPKNLSESISQSRAAAGRAASILAREYLLTEAMVAEVDENLCIGCGDCERVCVYKAIEVDPEDEVAEVNEVLCKGCGNCTGVCRPHAVDLKGFSNSKLIDEIDALLSEDGEEQVPVNEPVETGGM; via the coding sequence ATGCCAGATCCAGTAGTAGTAGTTGGAGGCGGTATAGCCGGGATTCAGGCGGCTACAGACCTGGCCGAAATGGGAGTGCCGGTCTATCTGGTTGAAAGCGGCCCCAGTCTGGGCGGGCGCATGGCACAGCTCGATAAGACCTTTCCCACAAATGACTGTTCCACCTGTATTCTGGCTCCCAAGATTACCGATTGTTTTACACACGAGAACGTTACCACCTATACGATGACCGAACTCATGAATCTGTCCGGTGAACCCGGAGATTTTCAGGTGAAGCTGAAGAAAAAGCCCCGTTATGTCGATGAAGAAAAGTGTACAGGCTGTGGTGACTGTCTGGACAAGTGTCCTGTAACTATAGAAGATGAGTACAATATGGGTATGGATGAACACGGTGCCATTCACATGTACAGGCCTCAGTCTGTTCCCAATGTAGCTGTTATAGATGAGGAAAACTGCCGCAAGCTGCAGGAGGACAAATGCGGAGTCTGTGAAAAAGTTTGTAACTTCGATGCAGTCGACTATGATCAGGTCGAAAGGCATTTTACCGTAAAAGCAGCCTCGGTTGTTTTTGCTGCCGGTTATGAAGCCTTTGACGGTACTGTAGTCGACCAGTATCGTTATGATGAACATGAAAATGTGGTGACCAGCCTGGAATACGAGCGAATTTTGAATGCTTCCGGGCCTACTGATGGCCATATCGTTCGTCCTTCAGACGGGGAGGAAGCAGAAAAAGTCGCTTTTATCCACTGTGCCGGTTCCCGTGACAGGCGCTGTGATCATAATTACTGTTCTTCAGTTTGCTGTATGTACTCTCTCAAGCATGCTTTTATCACCAAAGAGCACCGCGATGAGATAGAAGTGGATATGTACTATATGGATATGAGATCATTCAGCAAGGGTTTTGAACGCTATTACAATCGCGCTCAGGAAACAGAAGGAATAAATTTCGTGCGCTCCCGGGTAGCCGAGATCGAAGAAGGAGAACACCAGGGAGACGTCAGGCTTAAAGTCACGGAGGGAGATGATGGTTTTGCCGCTGAGGACTACGATCTCGTCGTTTTAGCAAGCGGCATGGAGCCGACCGAAAAAATGCACGAAACACTGCAGGATCTCAGGGTGAGAACCAACAAATACGGTTTCGCTGCTGAAGATGAATTCGATCCTCTCTCCACCAGCCGGGATGGAGTTTATGCCTGCGGCGTGGTTAACGGTCCTAAAGACATACCTGAATCGGTGATGGGCGCCAGCGGATCAGCAGCTTTAGCTGCCCGCCATTCAGTCCTTGATGTTCAGGAATTGGGTTTTGAAGAGGCCAAAGTCAAAGAGGATAGAATAGTGGAGAACGAAAGAACACGCGTTGGGGTTTTTGTCTGCCACTGCGGCACAAATATAGCCGGGGTTATAGACGTAGAGGAGGTGGCCGAAAGAGCTGCCGAGATACCTTTCGTCGAACATTCAGAAGAAGTTGTTTATCTCTGTTCTTCTGACAGCCAGGATTTGATCGCGGATAGAATAGAGGAACATGAACTGAACAGGGTTGTAATAGCTTCCTGCACTCCCAGAACTCATGAACCTCTCTTCCGAGATGCTGTAGAACGCAGCGGACTCAACCCCTATTTGATGGAAATGACCAATATACGCGACCAGGGTTCCTGGGTGCATAAAGAGGAGCCGGAAAAAGCCACCGAAAAGTCATTTGAGCTGATAAAAGGGACAGTTTCTTCGGTCAAAAACGCCATACCCCTGCAGCGGGGTGAGGTCGATAATATCGCCCGCGGTCTCGTGATCGGAGGAGGCGTCTCCGGAATGACTTCGGCCCTGGAACTGGCCGAGCTGGGTTTTCCCGTCGCCCTGGTCGAAAAGGAAAAAGAGCTGGGTGGTCATGCCAACAAGCTCAAACAATCGCTTGAGGGCAGACCGGTAGAACCTCATATTGACCGGCTTAAACAGAAGGTCAGAGAGCATGAACTGATCGATCTTTACTGCGGTCACGAGCTAAAAGATATATCCGGGTTTGTCGGCAACTTCACCCTGGAACTCGACCCGCCTGTTGTTGATGAGGCCAGGAGTGAAGAGGATGAGCTGATAGAGGTCGAAGGCGGTACCGTCGTCGTCGCCACCGGCGGCGAGGAACACACTCCGCAGGAGTATGATTATGAGATGAGCGATAAAGTCGTAACCCAGCTAGAGCTGGACGAAAGACTGGAGGATGGAGTTCCCGAAGCTGACAGCATCTATATGATTCAATGTGTGGGTTCTCGCGAGGATGATCGGCCTTACTGCAGCCGCATATGCTGCAGCCAGGCTCTGCGCAATGCAATTTACATCAAGGAAAGAAGCCCTGAAACTGAGATTAACATTCTCTACCGCGAGATGAGAAGCTACGGTTATTTTGAAGATCTTTACCGCAAAGCCCGCGATCTGGGCGTTAATTTCAGCCGTTATACAGAGGATGACAAACCGGAAGTCAGGGCAGCAGAAGACGGTATGGAAATCTGCTACGAAGAACCTCTTACTGAAAAAGAAGTTGAGGATAGAGCTGATATGCTGGTTCTGGCACCAGCAATTCTTCCCAACGAAGATAACCAGGAAATCAGTCAGATGCTCAAAACCCCTCTCAACGAGGACGGATTTTTCCTGGAGGCTCATGTGAAGCTGCGGCCGGTCGATTCGGCTACTGATGGCATCTTTTTGACCGGGCTGGCACATGGCCCCAAAAATCTCAGCGAATCGATCTCTCAGAGCAGGGCTGCTGCCGGCAGAGCCGCATCTATTCTGGCCCGTGAATACCTCCTGACGGAGGCAATGGTGGCCGAAGTCGATGAAAACCTCTGTATCGGCTGTGGTGACTGTGAACGGGTCTGTGTATATAAAGCGATCGAGGTCGATCCTGAAGATGAAGTCGCCGAGGTCAACGAGGTACTCTGTAAGGGGTGCGGAAACTGCACAGGAGTCTGCCGTCCCCATGCTGTTGATCTCAAAGGCTTCAGCAATTCCAAGTTGATCGACGAGATAGATGCTCTTTTGAGCGAAGATGGGGAAGAACAGGTTCCGGTTAATGAACCTGTAGAGACAGGAGGGATGTAA